Genomic segment of Oscillospiraceae bacterium:
ACATCGTTGATATGAGTGTGGCCTTGCGCCGCTTGATTACGATGTACGGCGTTGACAGAGCTGGAGCGAATGCCATGTTCGCGCCTATTGCCGAATCACATCCGATTACCGGCTTTCCGCAAGGTATCGTCGTTGCTATGGCGGTCAGTCTAATCCCTGCACTGTCGTCGGCCATTGCTGCAAAAAATCGCGAAAAAGTCTATGGTGTCGTCGGCTCGGCGTTTCATGTGTCGGCGGTGCTAATTATGCCCAGTGTGCTGGGTTTAGTTGCGCTTGGTACACCGATTATGCAATTGTTGTTCCGAAGCGGCACGCACGGTGGTGTTATTATGTCGGTAGCCGCACTGAATATTATGCCGCTGTGCATGGCATCGCTGACGAACGCTATGCTGCAAGCCATGGGAAAACCAACTATTCCGATGATCAATATGATTATTGGCGGTGTGACACGCGTCGCGGCAACCTTTATGCTGATGTCGTGGCTGGGGCCAATTAGCCCGCGGTTCGCGCTGATTGGTGCTGTTATCAGTCCCGTGATTGCCTATTTCGTGATTTTTGTGCTCAACTTAAGTGCCATTGCGCAGGTTATTCCTTGGAAACGATTGACTGAGCCTTTTGTGCGGCCATTGCTGGCGGCATTGATTATGTCAGGCTGTGTCTACTATATCAACCGCGGCATGATGACAATATTGCCCGGTGGGCTTGACTCGCGCTTAATGACAACCATCGGTGTTGCTGTAAGCGTGGGTGTGGGTGTGCTGATTTACGGTTTGCTGGCGATTTGGTTGGGTATTGTGCGGCGGCGCGACTTTGAACGACTGCCCAAGGGGGAAAAGGTTGCCGATTTCTTTAATGTCAGTGCTGAACCGCCCAAACGACGGTTGAGCGTGGTGGCCATAGCAGCCTTGCTTGTGCTTGGCTCGATGTTGGCGGGTATGATGATATTGCCGCCGCTGTATACGATATAAGAGCAATTTTAGTCTTTGTGTTAACGGATTATGGGGCGCATTTATAAAAAAATCAGTTTTTGTCAGATTTTCGCAAAAAAAGGGTTGCAAAAAGGAGTGAAATATGGTAATAATAGAGAGTAGGGAAAAATACACTGCTGATGACTTGCTTGAAATCGTGTCATTGTTGCGTTCACCGAGTGGTTGTCCATGGGATGCAGAGCAGACGCATCAGAGCATCCGGCGCAATATGGTTGAAGAAGCGTACGAAGCTGCAGAAGCCATTGATCGTTGCGACAAGGCGTTGTTATGTGAGGAACTGGGCGATGTGCTATTGCAAGTGGTTTTTCATGCGTCTATCGCGGCAGATGCTGGTGATTTTACGTTCGATGACATTGCCGATGGTATTTGTAAGAAGCTGATTGTGCGGCATCCGCATGTTTTCAGCGATGTACAAGTTAGTGGCAGTAGTGAAGTGATAGGTAACTGGGAAGAAATCAAACGCAATGTCAAGGGATATACTACGCTTGCAGAGACGTTACGTGGCGTCAGTGCGGCATTGCCGGGGCTTATGCGGTTGCAAAAAATGGCGAATAAGTGCGTTGAAGCAAATATGTTATTGCCTGAGGGGCAAGGATTTGCGCAGAAATTGATGGCATTGGCATTGGAAGCCAATGCGCAGGATGTGGATTTGGAGACGGTTGTAGCGGAGTTATGCCGCGCAATTATTATGCAAGCTGAAATGCCGGGCTCATCGAGCGGGAAAACTTGCTCGTGAACATAAAAGCCAAAGATAAATTAGGAGGAATTTTTCGTGAACAAATCAGAACTCATCGCAGCAGTGGCCGAAAGGGCCGGCATGACCCAAAAAGATGCGGGTGCATGCCTTGATGCAACCATCGAAACCATCGTGGAAACAATGGTGAAAGGTGACAAAGTTCAATTGGTTGGCTTCGGCTCGTTTGAAACAAAGAAACGCGCTGGACGCACCGGACGCAACCCAAAGACCAAAGAAGCTATCCAAATTCCGGCGGCAACCGTACCTGTGTTCAAAGCCGGTAAAGCGTTGAAAGACGCGGTTAAGTAAGAGGATATATGTTTGTAGGGGGCGGTGTAAATCGCCCCGCAGGCATATTTAGGAGTATCTATGCGATTAGATAAATATCTCAAAGTTTCGCGCTTGATTAAGCGGCGTACCGTTGCTAACGAGGCGTGTGACCAAGGGCGTGTTAGTGTTAATGGAAAGCCTGTGCGGGCATCATATGAAGTCAAAATCGGCGATGTGGTAGATATTATGTTTGGGCAAAAAAGTGTACGCGTAGAAGTATTGTCAATTGCTGAGACAGTACAGAAACAGGGCGCGAACGCGCTGTTTAAACAATTGTAGGGGCACTCTGTGCATTCACTTATAGGGATAATGAGTGGCATATCTTGTCCGCAGTCATCATATAATCATGGTGTAATACATGACGAGAGGTGACATATATGATGACAAGGAACGTAAATGCAATGGAACGCAGCGGCATAGAGCTTCCGCACCATTTGGTGTTGGAGGGGCGCAGCCGGTTGGCGGTTTCGGGTGTAGAGGAAGTCGAGAGCTTCGACGAGGGCTTAGTGGTTTTATACACAAGCAAAGGCATACTGCTTATTCGGGGCAGTGGATTAAGCATTGACAGACTAAGTATTGACAAAGGTGAATTGTCGGTTGAAGGTGAAGTCGATGCGTTGGAATATGAAAACAGGCAGCAAAAGGGCGGCGGGTTTTGGTCGCGGCTGTTGAAATAGAAGGTCATGACAGATGTTTCGATGACCGATAGTGTCGTTCAACAATTCTGGGTGGCGATGGCGGCGTTGGGATTGGGCATGACAATGGGCGTCGTGTATGATGCCTATCGTGCAGTTACATCAGGAAAAACAGGTAGGTGGCTAAAACGGCTGGCGGCAGTGCTGGATGTGCTGTTTTGGTTGATTTGTCTAATAGCGGTATTATGGTTTGGCATGACCGTTGGCCGCGGAGAGCTTCGTATTTATGCTGTTGTTACCTTTTTTGCCGGCGGATGGTTATACCGAAGATGGATCAGTCCATTGGTGCGTAGATTATTGCGTAAGATTTTCGGGGGGATATATTGGCTTGTAAGATTTTGTTTGTCTCCTATAATTGCGGCACTGTGTAAAATGCATAATGCATGGCGATTAGAACAAGCACGTAAATTTACAGCGAAGAACAAGCGCGGGACGCGCCGTGTGTGGCGCAAGACCGTGATAGACATACAGAGGAGAACGACTCATGCGGAGAAGGGCACGAGGAAAAAACGGGTCGCGGTTGGCGAAACTCGCCATCGTGGTTTTTTCGCTGTACGTCGTCATGTTGCTCATCAACAATCAGGTGAGCTACAATCAAGCGCAACAACGGACAGTCGAGCTGCAAGAGCGGTATCATCACCAGCATTTGGTCAACGCCGGTATCAAAGCACGAAGCGAGCTGGATTCCGACTCTGAGGCGTGGTTGCGGTACATTATGGACGTCGCGCACAACCGGCTCAACCTTGTACGTCCGAATGATATTATTTTTGTGGATATTGGCAGATAGAGTGTCGAGTAGGCGGCCAGTGCACACGAGGCATGATAGGAGGCACAGCACCAGTCCATGACCATTGAAATCAACACCACCGTTACCGGAAAAGTCACCGGCATCAAAGGCTTTGGTGCTTTTGTTATTTTGCCTGATGGCAGGTCAGGGTTAGTGCATATTTCCGAGATTGCACAGGGGTATGTGGAAAGCGTCGCAGAGCATTTGGAGGTTGGGCAGGAAGTACAAGTTAAGGTATTGGACGATCGAAACGGACGTGT
This window contains:
- a CDS encoding MazG family protein, producing the protein MVIIESREKYTADDLLEIVSLLRSPSGCPWDAEQTHQSIRRNMVEEAYEAAEAIDRCDKALLCEELGDVLLQVVFHASIAADAGDFTFDDIADGICKKLIVRHPHVFSDVQVSGSSEVIGNWEEIKRNVKGYTTLAETLRGVSAALPGLMRLQKMANKCVEANMLLPEGQGFAQKLMALALEANAQDVDLETVVAELCRAIIMQAEMPGSSSGKTCS
- a CDS encoding S1 RNA-binding domain-containing protein gives rise to the protein MTIEINTTVTGKVTGIKGFGAFVILPDGRSGLVHISEIAQGYVESVAEHLEVGQEVQVKVLDDRNGRVNLSIKRAMLRESRQTLPPELTFERKLKHFMEAAEDMQEQPRIERRKRGKSRGDYDDYEELD
- a CDS encoding RNA-binding S4 domain-containing protein; the protein is MRLDKYLKVSRLIKRRTVANEACDQGRVSVNGKPVRASYEVKIGDVVDIMFGQKSVRVEVLSIAETVQKQGANALFKQL
- a CDS encoding HU family DNA-binding protein produces the protein MNKSELIAAVAERAGMTQKDAGACLDATIETIVETMVKGDKVQLVGFGSFETKKRAGRTGRNPKTKEAIQIPAATVPVFKAGKALKDAVK
- the yabP gene encoding sporulation protein YabP; the encoded protein is MMTRNVNAMERSGIELPHHLVLEGRSRLAVSGVEEVESFDEGLVVLYTSKGILLIRGSGLSIDRLSIDKGELSVEGEVDALEYENRQQKGGGFWSRLLK
- a CDS encoding polysaccharide biosynthesis protein, which translates into the protein MEQPQQSKTTSFLKGAAIMSAATIVVRIIGALFKIPLFSMFRTYDVPEATSFFTSAYNIFGLLLIVGTAGLPVAVSKMVSSAHERRQYKDVMTIFSVSRIVFMTVGGVSTLLMVIFAPIIAVWIEGSANAIRAVAPGVFLVCWMGAYRGTHQGHGNMMPTAMSQLVEATGKLIFGLLLVFLVVRGTLSISGVMSYDAASAGIAGVTIGSILGAFFMAGMWYKQRKQYTQCINPEQVGRSRKSVLNELLRLAIPVTLAAIILQLANIVDMSVALRRLITMYGVDRAGANAMFAPIAESHPITGFPQGIVVAMAVSLIPALSSAIAAKNREKVYGVVGSAFHVSAVLIMPSVLGLVALGTPIMQLLFRSGTHGGVIMSVAALNIMPLCMASLTNAMLQAMGKPTIPMINMIIGGVTRVAATFMLMSWLGPISPRFALIGAVISPVIAYFVIFVLNLSAIAQVIPWKRLTEPFVRPLLAALIMSGCVYYINRGMMTILPGGLDSRLMTTIGVAVSVGVGVLIYGLLAIWLGIVRRRDFERLPKGEKVADFFNVSAEPPKRRLSVVAIAALLVLGSMLAGMMILPPLYTI